From Pseudomonadota bacterium, the proteins below share one genomic window:
- a CDS encoding DnaJ C-terminal domain-containing protein, which translates to SIPLTTAILGGRVDVPTFAGKAMLTLPPGTQPGQKFRLQAKGVKKNKTENYGDEIVEIAVDIPKKLTPEAKKLVEQLDAIITSP; encoded by the coding sequence TAAGTATTCCGCTGACCACGGCTATTCTTGGTGGTCGGGTTGACGTGCCGACCTTTGCTGGCAAAGCGATGCTGACTCTGCCTCCCGGAACTCAGCCTGGTCAGAAATTTCGTTTGCAGGCTAAAGGGGTGAAAAAAAATAAAACGGAAAATTATGGCGATGAGATTGTTGAAATTGCGGTGGATATTCCCAAAAAATTAACTCCTGAGGCTAAAAAACTGGTAGAACAGTTGGATGCCATCATTACCTCGCCTTAA